The Candidatus Abyssobacteria bacterium SURF_5 genome has a window encoding:
- a CDS encoding tyrosine recombinase — translation MDCLSLFEEYLRSERNASKHTVRAYASDIRRLLLFANNSSDDALVHPEALRLIDTLKLRAYLASLHASGASRRSIARKLSTVRSFFSFLQRERIIFENPAEEISTPKVRRHLPEFLTVDEVKLLLECPEKDALAGLRDRAILEVFYSTGVRVAELAAADLSDMDLLGGVMKVTGKGGKQRMVLLGRYAVDAVRSYLPERASWDRGLSRNRIFLSRTGRPLQERDLHRIVTKYSRKLWGGRSVSPHTLRHSFATHLLDGGADLRDVQELLGHSSLSTTQIYTHVSAERLRIMYDRAHPHARRKPEGG, via the coding sequence ATGGATTGCCTTTCCCTTTTCGAGGAGTACCTGAGAAGCGAGCGCAACGCCAGCAAGCATACGGTGCGCGCGTACGCTTCCGATATCCGGCGCCTCTTGCTTTTCGCAAACAACTCTTCTGACGACGCGCTGGTCCATCCGGAGGCGCTCCGGCTGATCGATACCCTGAAGCTGCGAGCGTATCTTGCCTCGTTGCATGCGAGCGGAGCGTCGCGGCGAAGCATTGCCCGAAAGCTCTCGACCGTGCGAAGCTTCTTCTCCTTCCTGCAGCGCGAGCGGATCATTTTCGAAAATCCGGCCGAGGAGATCTCCACGCCGAAAGTGCGCAGGCATCTTCCCGAATTTCTTACGGTTGACGAGGTGAAGCTGCTGCTGGAATGTCCGGAAAAGGACGCGCTGGCGGGCCTGCGCGACCGCGCGATCCTCGAGGTGTTTTACTCGACCGGAGTCCGTGTGGCCGAATTGGCGGCGGCTGATTTGAGCGACATGGACCTGCTTGGCGGCGTCATGAAAGTCACGGGAAAAGGTGGAAAGCAGCGGATGGTCTTGCTGGGCAGATATGCGGTGGACGCAGTGCGAAGCTATTTGCCTGAGCGGGCCTCGTGGGACAGGGGGCTCTCCCGGAACAGGATTTTTCTCAGCAGGACAGGGCGTCCGTTGCAGGAGCGAGATCTGCACCGGATCGTTACGAAGTACTCGCGAAAACTGTGGGGTGGCCGGTCAGTAAGCCCGCACACGCTTCGCCACAGTTTTGCGACTCATCTGTTGGACGGAGGGGCGGATCTGCGCGACGTTCAGGAACTGCTCGGTCATTCGAGTCTCTCGACCACTCAAATATATACGCATGTAAGCGCTGAGCGGCTGCGGATCATGTATGATCGGGCGCATCCTCATGCGCGGCGGAAACCGGAGGGCGGATAA
- the hslV gene encoding ATP-dependent protease subunit HslV, whose amino-acid sequence MFRGTTVLAVRHKGIVALGGDGQVTLSETIVKHRAVKIRRLAEGKVLAGFAGAAADAITLFERFDAKLSQYKANLQRAAVELAKDWRTDKYLRRLEALLAVVDSTHSLLLSGTGEIVEPDDGIIAIGSGGPFALAAARALIKHSDLDAEQIVRESLLTAASICIYTNENITVETLQAE is encoded by the coding sequence ATGTTTCGTGGAACGACTGTGCTGGCGGTCAGGCATAAAGGGATAGTTGCTCTTGGCGGAGATGGACAGGTGACCCTTTCGGAGACGATTGTCAAGCACCGGGCGGTGAAAATCCGGAGATTGGCGGAAGGAAAAGTTCTTGCGGGCTTTGCAGGGGCTGCCGCCGACGCGATCACGCTTTTTGAGCGGTTTGATGCGAAGCTGTCGCAGTACAAGGCGAATCTTCAGCGGGCGGCAGTCGAACTGGCGAAGGACTGGCGGACGGACAAGTATTTGCGCAGATTGGAAGCGCTGCTGGCGGTGGTCGATTCCACTCATTCGCTTCTGTTATCGGGGACGGGAGAGATCGTCGAGCCTGACGACGGCATAATCGCCATCGGTTCCGGCGGTCCATTCGCCCTTGCGGCGGCGCGGGCGCTCATTAAACATTCCGACCTCGACGCGGAGCAGATCGTCAGGGAGTCCCTGTTGACGGCGGCATCCATTTGCATTTATACGAATGAAAATATTACGGTCGAGACATTGCAGGCGGAATAG
- the argB gene encoding acetylglutamate kinase, producing the protein MKEYIEKATILSEALPYFRKFYGKTVVIKYGGSAMEDEAIREKTASDIVLMKYVGMNPVVVHGGGKAISEVMAKMGKKAEFHKGMRVTDSETMEIVEMVLVGRINKEVVSLINRAGGKAVGVSGKDGELIRSSKYKPTEDIDIGFVGEVQTINPGIIRSLEHGGYIAVVAPIGAGDDGETFNINADSVAGEIAAALQAEKLVLLTDTPGILRERSNDASLISTIQLSEIPQFINAGVIDGGMIPKVEACERALRAGVKKTHIIDGRILHSLLLEIFTDKGIGTQIIP; encoded by the coding sequence ATGAAAGAGTACATCGAGAAGGCGACAATACTGAGCGAGGCGCTTCCGTATTTCCGCAAGTTTTACGGGAAGACGGTCGTCATCAAGTATGGCGGGAGCGCGATGGAGGATGAGGCGATCAGGGAGAAAACCGCCAGCGACATCGTATTGATGAAATATGTGGGTATGAATCCGGTCGTCGTTCATGGCGGCGGCAAGGCCATTTCGGAAGTAATGGCGAAAATGGGCAAAAAAGCGGAGTTTCACAAAGGAATGCGGGTCACTGACAGCGAGACCATGGAAATCGTCGAAATGGTGCTCGTGGGCAGGATCAACAAGGAAGTGGTTTCCTTGATCAACCGGGCCGGCGGAAAAGCTGTCGGCGTCAGCGGGAAAGACGGCGAACTCATTCGGTCTTCCAAATATAAGCCCACAGAGGATATTGATATCGGGTTTGTCGGCGAGGTGCAAACGATCAATCCCGGCATTATTCGTTCTCTCGAGCACGGGGGCTATATTGCGGTGGTCGCTCCCATAGGCGCCGGAGACGATGGAGAGACCTTCAATATCAATGCCGATTCCGTCGCCGGGGAGATAGCCGCCGCGCTCCAGGCTGAGAAGCTGGTGCTCCTGACAGATACGCCGGGCATCCTGCGCGAGCGTTCGAATGACGCTTCGCTGATATCCACGATTCAACTTTCCGAGATACCGCAATTCATTAATGCCGGCGTGATCGATGGCGGCATGATTCCGAAAGTCGAGGCGTGCGAGCGCGCACTCAGGGCGGGAGTGAAGAAGACGCACATCATTGACGGTCGCATTCTACACTCACTCTTGCTGGAGATATTTACCGATAAAGGGATCGGTACACAGATCATTCCGTAA
- a CDS encoding CBS domain-containing protein, with protein MTRNVESIHQSDSIADAARKMKELNIGVLPVFDNNRLVGMITDRDITIRAVAEGYDPNTFNVSQIMTTDVISCNEDADVDEAIRLMETNQIRRLIVKNEENQVVGIVSLGDLAVHLSGALVGEALREVSEPARPER; from the coding sequence ATGACACGCAATGTGGAATCGATTCATCAATCGGATTCGATTGCCGACGCGGCTCGGAAGATGAAGGAGCTGAATATAGGTGTGCTGCCGGTTTTTGATAATAATCGGTTGGTTGGAATGATAACGGATCGCGACATCACGATACGAGCCGTTGCGGAGGGCTATGACCCGAATACTTTTAACGTGAGCCAAATAATGACAACGGATGTCATCTCATGCAATGAGGATGCCGATGTCGATGAAGCGATCAGGCTGATGGAAACGAACCAGATACGCCGGCTAATCGTGAAAAATGAAGAGAACCAGGTTGTGGGCATTGTCTCGCTCGGCGATCTGGCGGTTCATTTAAGCGGAGCACTGGTCGGCGAAGCGTTGCGCGAGGTTTCTGAGCCCGCAAGACCGGAACGTTAA
- the rnr gene encoding ribonuclease R translates to MEKLKERVIEMLRESADRPVKLKEIARRLKIDVEATRSLRVAVKELVEAGELVQTKGKRFGVPEHMNLVVGALIGHPNGYGFVRPFPRPGQVNLPDIYVSGRDMDEAMHGDKVVTRISGHLTKERIRGEIIRVLDRANKTVIGYYEESRHFGYVVPIDFRITQHVSIDLAEAMDARPGQIVVAEIIEYPSYQRNAEGRIIEVLGWKGDRGLDTEVLIRKHGLTPEFSLAVLRAAEELLRIIPEEELRKRVDLRDVPMVTIDPTDAKDFDDAVSLEINEEGNYLLGVHIADVSHYVQEGGIIDDEAFRRGTSIYLEDRVLPMLPHRLSNELCSLRENEDKLTFSVRMEISPKGNVLSAEIFDSVIRSSHRMSYDQVFSILEGDEELTRRFSDVADTLKLMNKLAQTVRAKRIARGSLDFNFPEARAIFGSEGEVIDIVLQKHNVAHELIEEFMLLANEMVARHVTARQAPMLYRIHEEPDLEKMSEFREFIASLGYRLSESDSRTPKGLQKISHQARGKPEESLINYLMLRSLREARYSPENAGHFGLASDYYTHFTSPIRRYPDLVVHRILRTLAREGVKGVAGRYGDQLEDIAVQSSLREREAMEAERESLQMKQMVFMSGKIGDVFDGRITGVHSYGLFVEIVDFLAEGLVHVSSLDDDYYAYVEERHCLLGENTGKVYRLGDAVQVQVVRVDLEKRRMDFDLADSEAGKAPSKEKKGKPAKLLERGGAGRKKAGKRFVPGAKGKRRRR, encoded by the coding sequence ATGGAAAAACTCAAGGAACGCGTCATTGAGATGCTTCGTGAATCGGCTGATCGACCGGTCAAGCTGAAAGAGATCGCTCGACGGCTGAAGATCGATGTGGAAGCTACTCGCAGTCTTCGAGTTGCGGTGAAGGAGCTTGTTGAGGCGGGCGAGTTGGTCCAAACGAAGGGGAAGCGTTTTGGGGTACCAGAACATATGAACCTCGTTGTGGGCGCACTGATCGGGCATCCGAACGGCTACGGGTTTGTTCGGCCTTTTCCCAGGCCGGGCCAGGTGAATCTGCCCGATATCTATGTCAGTGGAAGAGATATGGACGAGGCGATGCACGGCGACAAGGTAGTGACCAGGATATCCGGCCATCTCACCAAGGAGCGGATCCGCGGGGAAATCATTCGAGTTCTTGACCGGGCAAACAAGACAGTCATCGGGTATTATGAAGAAAGCCGCCATTTCGGGTATGTTGTCCCGATTGATTTCCGGATCACTCAGCATGTTTCGATTGATCTTGCCGAGGCCATGGATGCTCGTCCGGGGCAGATCGTTGTGGCAGAAATAATCGAGTACCCTTCTTATCAAAGGAACGCCGAAGGCAGAATTATCGAGGTGCTCGGGTGGAAGGGCGATAGAGGGCTTGACACCGAGGTGCTGATTCGCAAGCACGGCCTGACGCCGGAGTTCTCTCTTGCTGTTTTACGGGCGGCCGAGGAGTTGCTGCGGATCATACCCGAGGAAGAGCTGCGAAAGCGTGTGGATCTGCGAGACGTGCCGATGGTAACGATCGACCCGACCGACGCCAAGGATTTTGATGATGCCGTCTCTCTCGAGATCAATGAGGAGGGGAATTACCTGCTGGGCGTTCATATCGCCGACGTGAGTCATTATGTTCAGGAAGGCGGGATTATCGATGATGAAGCCTTCCGCCGCGGAACCAGCATTTATTTGGAAGACCGCGTGTTGCCGATGCTGCCTCATCGGTTATCCAACGAGCTGTGCAGTCTCAGGGAGAACGAGGACAAACTCACCTTTAGCGTGCGCATGGAAATTAGTCCGAAGGGGAATGTTCTGAGCGCCGAGATCTTTGATAGCGTCATCCGCTCGAGCCATCGGATGAGCTATGACCAGGTTTTTTCCATTCTTGAAGGCGATGAAGAGCTGACGCGGCGATTTTCGGATGTCGCGGACACGTTGAAATTGATGAACAAGCTGGCGCAGACGGTCCGCGCCAAACGCATTGCGCGTGGCAGCCTCGACTTCAATTTTCCCGAGGCTCGCGCGATTTTCGGGAGCGAGGGAGAAGTAATTGACATTGTTTTGCAAAAGCACAACGTTGCGCATGAGCTGATCGAGGAATTCATGCTGCTTGCGAACGAAATGGTCGCGCGTCACGTCACGGCGAGGCAGGCTCCGATGCTCTACCGTATTCATGAAGAGCCGGACCTGGAAAAGATGAGCGAATTCCGGGAATTTATTGCGTCTCTGGGTTACCGGCTCAGCGAGAGCGATTCGAGGACGCCGAAGGGGCTTCAGAAAATATCGCACCAGGCGCGGGGAAAGCCGGAGGAGTCGCTGATAAATTATCTCATGCTCCGCTCGCTGCGTGAAGCGCGGTACTCTCCCGAGAATGCCGGCCACTTTGGACTCGCCTCCGATTACTATACGCATTTCACGTCGCCTATCCGGCGGTATCCGGACCTGGTGGTGCATCGTATTCTCCGGACGCTTGCGCGCGAGGGAGTCAAGGGTGTTGCCGGGCGCTACGGCGATCAGTTGGAAGATATCGCCGTGCAGTCGTCGCTCCGTGAGCGAGAGGCGATGGAAGCGGAGCGCGAATCGCTGCAGATGAAACAGATGGTCTTTATGAGCGGCAAGATCGGCGACGTCTTCGACGGCAGAATTACCGGCGTTCATTCCTACGGCCTGTTCGTTGAAATCGTTGATTTTCTTGCGGAGGGGCTGGTGCATGTAAGCTCTCTTGACGACGATTATTATGCCTACGTTGAAGAGCGGCATTGTCTGCTGGGGGAGAACACGGGAAAAGTGTACCGGCTGGGCGACGCGGTCCAGGTGCAGGTGGTGCGGGTTGACCTGGAGAAGAGGCGAATGGACTTTGATCTGGCGGATTCGGAAGCCGGGAAGGCTCCGTCAAAGGAAAAGAAGGGAAAACCGGCGAAACTGCTCGAGCGCGGCGGAGCGGGGAGAAAAAAAGCCGGAAAAAGATTCGTCCCTGGAGCGAAAGGCAAGAGGCGGAGAAGATGA
- the argJ gene encoding bifunctional glutamate N-acetyltransferase/amino-acid acetyltransferase ArgJ, whose protein sequence is MLEFQEVSGGITAPVGFRAGGSHCGIKKNGNPDLALLFSERPAAIAGMFTRNIFKSAAVLYSQRIVRYGVARAVVVNSGNANAATGARGERDAEAMAEAAAESLGISSDQVAVASTGTIGVLLPIDRIKKGIGELSRRLDAAGGEISAQAIMTTDTFPKSIAVTVPLSTGKITIGGMAKGAGMICPDMATMLAFVTTDAAVELSLLSRALREAVETTFNSITVDGDGSTNDTILILANGASGTPAIDRVSDDYRLFCSALEHVCAELAKMLVRDGEGATKLVEVNVGGAERKMDAEKIAKTIANSLLVKTAIFGSDANWGRIMAAAGRAGVALDPGRIEIRLGDLLMFEKGSPVPFDEDRAKRLLSEKEIQLHVNLGMGGESATVYTCDLTYDYIKINASYRT, encoded by the coding sequence ATGTTGGAGTTTCAGGAAGTATCCGGGGGGATCACTGCGCCGGTGGGATTTCGAGCGGGCGGATCGCATTGCGGCATCAAGAAGAACGGTAATCCGGATCTCGCTTTGCTGTTTTCCGAGCGTCCCGCCGCTATCGCCGGCATGTTTACTCGAAACATTTTCAAGAGCGCTGCGGTTTTATATTCACAACGAATTGTTCGATATGGAGTGGCCCGGGCGGTTGTTGTCAACAGCGGGAACGCGAATGCAGCGACGGGCGCCCGCGGCGAGCGTGACGCCGAAGCGATGGCCGAAGCGGCGGCGGAGAGCCTTGGCATCTCGTCCGATCAGGTGGCTGTTGCCTCGACCGGCACAATCGGGGTGCTGCTGCCGATCGACCGCATAAAGAAGGGGATAGGCGAGTTATCACGTCGATTGGACGCTGCGGGTGGCGAGATTTCGGCGCAGGCGATCATGACAACCGATACATTTCCTAAAAGCATCGCGGTAACTGTGCCGCTTTCAACCGGGAAAATCACCATCGGCGGCATGGCGAAGGGTGCGGGAATGATTTGTCCGGATATGGCGACGATGCTTGCATTCGTGACCACAGACGCCGCCGTCGAGCTGTCACTCCTTTCGCGGGCATTGCGGGAGGCCGTCGAGACAACTTTTAACTCGATAACCGTTGACGGAGACGGCAGCACGAACGACACCATTCTCATTTTAGCAAATGGAGCATCGGGGACACCTGCTATCGATCGCGTCTCCGATGATTACCGCCTGTTCTGTTCGGCGCTCGAGCACGTGTGCGCCGAATTGGCGAAAATGCTGGTTCGCGACGGAGAGGGCGCGACCAAACTCGTTGAGGTTAACGTCGGGGGAGCAGAGCGGAAAATGGATGCCGAAAAGATAGCCAAGACCATCGCGAACTCGCTCCTGGTGAAGACCGCCATTTTCGGCAGCGACGCAAACTGGGGCCGCATCATGGCCGCGGCCGGCAGAGCGGGAGTTGCTCTTGACCCGGGTCGGATTGAGATTCGCCTGGGAGACCTGCTCATGTTTGAGAAAGGCTCTCCCGTTCCTTTTGATGAGGATCGCGCGAAACGGCTTCTTTCCGAGAAAGAGATCCAACTCCATGTAAATCTGGGTATGGGCGGCGAATCGGCCACCGTATATACGTGCGACCTTACGTACGACTACATCAAGATCAATGCATCGTATCGAACCTGA
- the topA gene encoding type I DNA topoisomerase, with amino-acid sequence MAKKLLVVESPAKAKTINKYLGKEYHVEASMGHVRDLPEKELGVDVDGNFRPKYTILSGKKKIVSRLKKEAQDAEIIYLAPDFDREGEAIGWHIQEALGSQANKKMKRIVFNEITRNAVQEAIRHPRDIDMALVNAQQARRILDRLVGYKISPLLWDKVKRGLSAGRVQSVAVRLLCEREEQINKFVPQEYWSIKALLQKAGYSPFEALLAKIEGEKAEVANGEEASRIAGELRKASYVVKNLETKEVRRRPYPPFITSTLQQEASKKLRMRPTRTMRLAQELYEGVEIPGEGNVALITYMRTDSVRISKEAQDEALNYILARYGREYYPPNHVNVFKNKRDSQDAHEAVRPTSMEWTPERLAQHLPKEYLQLYTLIWNRFLASQMAPAIYDQTTIEIEAAAKYLLRASGSILRSKGFLVLYKEESEDNGNGEERETSFPPVVENDALELKDVQPEQHFTKPPPRFTEATLVKALEEQGIGRPSTYATIVDTIQKRKYVHRERGRLSPTDLGCTVNDLLVESFPKILDIEFTAKMEEQLDEVEEGKIDWQQVLWEFYRPFEDSLATASQKMRDVKKDGVPTEETCENCGKPMVLRWGRYGKFLACSGYPECKTTKKVAEEGSAGSQEEAQQLVSGKTCPNCGGQLVVKMGRMGRFVSCSNYPECKTAMPLSIGVACPEPGCGGEVVERRSKRGRVFYSCSRYPDCKFASWNKPVAKACPLCGGNYLVEQYTRDGKHLFKCPRKGCSYKEDVKTEAAL; translated from the coding sequence GTGGCCAAGAAACTGTTGGTAGTAGAGTCGCCTGCAAAAGCGAAGACTATAAACAAATATTTGGGCAAAGAATATCACGTTGAAGCCTCGATGGGGCACGTCCGTGATTTGCCGGAAAAGGAACTCGGGGTGGATGTTGACGGCAACTTCCGGCCCAAATACACGATTCTGAGCGGCAAGAAAAAGATTGTCAGCCGTCTCAAAAAAGAGGCTCAGGATGCCGAAATCATATACCTCGCGCCGGACTTCGACCGCGAGGGCGAGGCTATCGGATGGCATATTCAGGAGGCGCTCGGCTCACAGGCCAATAAGAAGATGAAGCGGATCGTCTTCAACGAGATCACGCGGAATGCCGTTCAGGAAGCGATCCGCCATCCGCGGGACATCGATATGGCTCTGGTGAACGCGCAGCAGGCGCGACGGATTCTTGATCGCCTGGTTGGATACAAGATCAGCCCGCTTCTGTGGGACAAGGTCAAGCGGGGGTTGAGCGCAGGGAGGGTGCAGTCAGTGGCCGTTCGGCTGCTGTGCGAGCGGGAAGAGCAGATCAACAAGTTTGTTCCGCAGGAATACTGGTCGATCAAGGCCCTGCTTCAGAAGGCGGGATATTCGCCGTTCGAGGCGTTGCTTGCGAAAATAGAGGGAGAAAAAGCCGAAGTCGCGAATGGCGAGGAGGCGAGCAGGATTGCCGGTGAATTGCGCAAAGCGTCTTACGTTGTCAAGAACCTCGAGACGAAAGAGGTTCGGCGCAGGCCGTATCCGCCTTTCATCACCAGCACGCTGCAGCAGGAAGCTTCGAAAAAATTGAGGATGCGGCCGACCAGGACAATGCGGCTCGCACAAGAACTGTATGAGGGCGTGGAGATCCCGGGAGAAGGCAATGTGGCGCTCATCACCTATATGAGAACGGATTCGGTCCGTATCTCGAAAGAGGCCCAGGATGAAGCGCTGAACTACATTCTTGCTCGATATGGCAGGGAATATTATCCGCCGAATCATGTGAATGTGTTCAAGAATAAGCGCGACTCGCAGGACGCGCATGAGGCTGTTCGACCAACTTCAATGGAATGGACGCCTGAAAGGCTCGCGCAGCATCTGCCGAAAGAGTACCTGCAGTTGTACACGCTGATCTGGAACCGATTTCTCGCGAGTCAAATGGCCCCCGCCATCTATGATCAGACGACGATTGAAATAGAAGCCGCCGCGAAGTACCTACTGCGGGCGTCGGGCTCGATACTACGATCCAAGGGATTTCTCGTGTTGTACAAAGAGGAATCGGAGGATAACGGAAACGGCGAGGAGCGAGAGACTTCATTTCCGCCGGTAGTCGAAAACGATGCATTGGAGCTGAAGGACGTGCAGCCGGAGCAGCATTTCACGAAGCCGCCGCCCCGGTTTACGGAGGCCACTCTTGTGAAGGCGCTCGAGGAACAGGGGATCGGGCGGCCCAGCACGTACGCCACGATCGTTGACACGATTCAAAAGCGCAAGTACGTGCACCGCGAGAGAGGGAGGCTTTCACCGACCGATCTTGGCTGCACGGTTAATGATCTGCTTGTCGAGAGTTTCCCTAAGATACTTGACATCGAGTTCACGGCGAAAATGGAGGAACAGCTCGACGAGGTCGAGGAAGGGAAGATCGATTGGCAGCAGGTGTTGTGGGAATTTTATCGCCCATTTGAAGATTCGCTTGCGACCGCAAGCCAGAAGATGCGGGATGTAAAGAAAGACGGGGTTCCCACCGAGGAGACATGCGAAAACTGTGGGAAACCAATGGTTCTTCGCTGGGGCCGATACGGGAAATTCCTCGCTTGCTCCGGATATCCCGAGTGCAAGACCACGAAGAAAGTAGCCGAAGAAGGCAGTGCCGGCTCTCAAGAGGAGGCCCAGCAACTCGTTTCCGGGAAGACCTGCCCTAACTGCGGCGGCCAATTGGTAGTGAAGATGGGGCGGATGGGCCGCTTTGTTTCTTGTTCTAATTATCCCGAGTGTAAGACAGCCATGCCTCTAAGTATCGGCGTCGCGTGTCCCGAGCCCGGGTGCGGAGGTGAAGTTGTCGAGCGGCGCTCCAAGAGGGGGCGTGTCTTTTACAGCTGCAGCCGGTATCCCGACTGCAAATTCGCCAGTTGGAACAAGCCGGTGGCCAAGGCTTGTCCGTTGTGCGGCGGGAATTATCTGGTCGAGCAGTACACGCGCGACGGCAAGCACCTGTTCAAATGTCCCAGGAAAGGGTGCTCATATAAAGAAGACGTAAAAACTGAGGCTGCACTCTAA
- a CDS encoding TrkA family potassium uptake protein, whose amino-acid sequence MKRFAVLGLGNFGSHLARSLARKGAEVLAVDIDEQAVLNIKDSVTQAVVANASDKKALLSLDIEKFDCVVVSLGEKVDASILIALFLKKVGVKEILVKAISEDHVEALKNVGATIVVFPERDIAEKVADNLITPNLIDFIPVSDGHSIVEIKAPHEFFGRTLADLKLRNRFGVHVLAVRTPEKQEITTRKTGNVEIPDGDFRIQENQVLIIMGENRNIEKIRKLS is encoded by the coding sequence GTGAAAAGATTTGCCGTTTTAGGCTTGGGAAATTTCGGATCTCATCTGGCGCGCTCTCTCGCCCGCAAAGGGGCGGAGGTGCTGGCCGTTGACATAGACGAGCAAGCGGTCCTGAATATCAAGGACTCGGTAACGCAAGCCGTGGTCGCAAACGCGTCCGATAAGAAGGCTCTGCTCTCACTCGATATCGAAAAGTTCGACTGCGTCGTCGTCAGCCTCGGAGAAAAAGTGGATGCCTCCATCCTTATCGCCCTCTTCTTGAAAAAAGTGGGCGTTAAGGAAATACTGGTTAAAGCCATTAGCGAGGACCATGTCGAAGCCCTCAAGAATGTCGGCGCGACCATTGTCGTCTTCCCCGAGCGCGACATCGCAGAGAAAGTGGCTGATAACCTGATTACGCCAAACCTGATTGACTTCATCCCCGTCAGCGATGGCCACAGCATCGTGGAAATAAAAGCTCCCCATGAATTCTTCGGAAGAACTTTGGCGGATCTGAAGCTGCGGAATCGTTTCGGGGTTCACGTGCTGGCAGTCAGAACACCGGAGAAACAGGAAATCACGACTCGGAAGACCGGAAATGTAGAAATCCCCGACGGCGATTTTCGAATTCAGGAAAACCAAGTGCTCATTATCATGGGCGAGAACAGAAATATCGAGAAGATCAGAAAACTGTCCTAG
- a CDS encoding N-acetyl-gamma-glutamyl-phosphate reductase, protein MKKVKVAIIGANGYTGGEMVRLLSGHPSVRLTVLTSRQFKDRNINEVFPSLRGILDMKLVEFEADSVAKSCEVAFLAIPHTQAMPIVAELAERGVRVVDYSADFRLKDARVYEQWYKADHSAPELLEKSVYGLPELHGEEVRVADVIALPGCYPTAALLALAPAVKGGIIDVNRIVINSLSGVSGAGQTPSQQTHYPEIADNLRAYGITTHRHTPEIEQELSLLAGKEIHVLFTPHLVPANRGILSTITAPVKSDISVEELTEMYRSFYEDAPFVRINPPRTYPEIRFVRGSNFCDIGLAIDKRTSTFIAISAIDNLCKGAAGQAVQCMNLMFDLPEKSGLGFGGLTP, encoded by the coding sequence ATGAAGAAAGTAAAGGTGGCGATAATCGGAGCCAACGGATACACCGGCGGCGAGATGGTGAGGCTTCTTTCGGGACATCCGTCGGTCCGGCTGACCGTCCTTACGTCGCGCCAATTCAAGGACAGGAACATCAACGAAGTATTTCCCTCGCTTCGGGGCATTCTCGATATGAAACTGGTGGAGTTTGAGGCGGACTCGGTGGCCAAATCATGCGAGGTCGCCTTCCTGGCGATCCCGCACACGCAGGCCATGCCGATCGTGGCCGAGTTGGCCGAGCGGGGCGTTCGAGTTGTTGATTACAGCGCCGATTTTCGCCTGAAGGATGCGCGGGTGTATGAGCAGTGGTATAAGGCGGACCACTCCGCGCCGGAATTGCTGGAAAAGAGCGTTTACGGTCTTCCCGAGCTGCACGGGGAGGAAGTTCGCGTCGCGGACGTGATTGCACTGCCCGGCTGCTATCCGACGGCCGCGTTGCTGGCGCTGGCGCCCGCCGTCAAGGGTGGCATCATTGATGTCAACCGGATCGTGATCAATTCGCTTTCCGGTGTCTCAGGCGCGGGGCAAACTCCGAGCCAGCAGACCCATTATCCGGAAATCGCCGATAATCTGCGGGCGTATGGAATCACCACGCACCGGCACACGCCGGAGATAGAGCAGGAACTGTCATTGCTTGCGGGAAAGGAAATCCACGTGCTTTTCACACCGCATCTGGTACCGGCGAATCGCGGCATTCTGAGCACGATTACCGCTCCGGTAAAGAGCGACATATCTGTCGAAGAGCTTACAGAGATGTATCGGTCATTTTATGAAGATGCGCCATTTGTGAGGATCAATCCGCCGCGGACTTATCCGGAGATCCGGTTTGTGCGCGGCAGCAACTTCTGCGATATCGGGCTGGCGATCGACAAGAGGACCAGCACATTCATCGCGATATCAGCGATAGACAATCTTTGCAAGGGAGCGGCAGGCCAGGCGGTTCAGTGCATGAACCTGATGTTCGACCTGCCGGAGAAGAGCGGTCTTGGTTTTGGGGGTTTGACGCCGTAA